In the genome of Methanofastidiosum sp., the window GAGCTTAAATCTTGACGTGCTTGAGACTCCAGAAATGGCATTTTACAGAAAGCTAGAATCTGGCAGTAATTTGCCAGATACTACCTAAAATAGGGGAGATTTTTTAATGAAAGGAAAAGGAAATAATTACAGGATAAGACAGTTATATGTCATATATATCAGAAATACCTCACTATTCTAGTCTCTTTCAGCTCCACAATCAAAACATTTCCACCTGTGGACATTTATAGTCCCGCCACATTTAGGGCATGTCCATCTTTCTCTTTCATTTTTAACAAATTCTCTTATTCCCAGTTTCTTAATATTCTCTAGATTTTCGAGCATGCTCATTCCATATTTAGTTCTGTATCTTTTATCAAGGTTTTTCAGCCTAGTACAAGGATACTTTTCACATCTAAAACAGAATTTGGTCTTTTTTATCGTCTCACAGTTTTTAATGATACATTTAACACAAGAATTTGGCTTTTTGTCATCGGGCCCATTGCACCCGGGACAATGATTTTTCTCTCTGAGATAAGCCATGCAAATCCCGCAGTTCATCCCGCATGGGGCAATGAGTTTAGAAGTGATTGGCTCCGCTTTCATGGCAAAAATTAGATTTCTAAGAATAAAAAATTATCCACTAACTTACAAAAAACAGCCTACGTTAATCTTAAAAAGACATTTCTCTTATCGCACACATTGCTTATGGGTATTTTTGATTACAAATATTTTGATTATATCAGTGGATATCCATTAAGTTTGAATCAGAGGTTATATTTATGAGTAAAAATAAATCTTCAGGAGAACCACCAGGTGGAAGGTGGATAATTGTAATCGTAGGTATTATGCTCCATCTATGCTTTGGATCTATTTATGCCTATGGTGTACTAAGAAATCCTTTGCTTGATCACTTCAAGTCTCTAGGATTAAATCCCACGGCTATGGACATGACCTGGCCTTTTATAGTATTCTTGGCCTTTTTTGCCCTATTTATGCCATTGGCTGGCCCTTACATTAGAAAGATGGGGCCTAGAAAAGTATGCATGGCCGGGGGAGTTCTTTGTGGAATTGGTTGGCTTGCTGCTTCCTTTGCTACATCCCCACTAATGCTTATCCCATTATATGGAATTATTGGTGGTATAGGTGTTGGAATTGCTTATGGGGCGCCAATAACAACTTCAGCCCAATGGTTCCCTGACAAGTGCGGTCTTGCAGTAGGATTAACTGTATTAGGCTTCGGATTCTCTTCAGCCATTATAACATACGTTAGTAGATTTCTATTAGGAAGCGGCTGGGGAATTATGAATATCCTTCAAATGTTCGGTATCGTGTTCATTGTACTGAGCATTGTACTATCCATGATGCTTAGATTCCCAGATAGTGGCTGGAAGCCAGCGTGTATGACTACAACTACTTCTAGCGGCCCTACTAAAGTCGACTTCATGAGAGAACAGATGTTAAAGACTTCGACCTTCAAAGGACTATGGATTTGTTACACCATTGGAACACTTGCTGGGCTTACGGCTATAGGAATTGCTGGCCCTGTAGGAAAAGAAGTATTTGCTAATGCTGGATTGAGTGCTGATGTTGCAAACAGTCTCATATTTACTTTAATCTTGCCCTTTGCCATATTTAATGGTGCAGGCAGACCTGTATTTGGAGCATTAACAGATAAACTCTCACCTAAAAAAACTGCCATAATAACCTATGTTTTAATCATAGTTGCATGCTTAATAATATACACAGGTTACAATAGTGTTTGGGCATACATTTTGAGCTTCTGTATTCTCTGGGGATGTCTTGGAGGATGGCTCGCAATAGCTCCAACTGCCACTGCAAGCTATTTTGGAATGAAGGATAATGCTAGAAATTACGGATTGGTCTACACAGCATACGGTGCCGGAGCTATCATAGGCGGTATTGTCTCTGCACAGGCAAAAGATATACTCGGAGCTTTCCAACCATTCTTCTTAATTGTTGCAGGTCTAGCTTTAGTAGGTATTATACTTGCTATAACAATGCTAAAAACACCAGTTATGAAGTCCGCTTAAATCTTAATCTTTATATTTTTATTATTACTTTTCTATTTTCTGCATAAGTTAGGAAAACTCTTATTAGGAATTAAACCCAATTATTCTATTAGAAGAATTAATGAGGGTATGTGTTATGAGAGTCGTTAAAAAAGATAAAATGAGACAACAGAAAATACAGAGGCAAGAGCAAGAGCCAGAAAGACAAGAGCAGAATCAACAACTGAAAAAGCGTTTAGAAGAAATGAAAAAGCAGAAAATAAAAAAACAGGAGATAGATGAAAAGGAAATAATAAAGAAGAAAAAAAAGAAAGAAAAAGAAGAGCAGAAATATAAAATTTAATTTAAGCTTTAACCAAAAATTTCTTTACTTCTAGAAGGAATCAGAATGAAACAAGCTGAAGAAGATATAGCCAAGTCCCTAGAAATAAACAATCTTGATCTTTTAGACTATCTTCCATATCTTCTGCAGGATCTTTTTGATAATTATCTCAAATCACAAGAGAATGAAAACTATGTTTTGGAAAATAAAGTTAATTGTGCATTATTTGTTTTAAAGAAATTATAAAATATTTTCAAAATAATCTGCACATTTCTTCAGTTAACTTTGAAATTTGTTTCTCGTGGTCTTTTTTCCAAACAATAATCCCAGATCCGCATACATCTCCGGCTTTGGATTCGCAGATTTTTTTCATAATCCCAATTGCCTGATTTCCCCCTGTGCCATTTAATGGTAAACCCTTTGTTACAAAACAGGTTATTTTCTTATCTTTAAGTGTTGGAATTTGAGACATGAAAGCGGTCATTGGGTACGATAGAGAGAATGCATGCACAGGTGCTCCAAAAATTAAAGCATCATATGTTGATAAATTTGGATTAGATAAAATCTGGATTTTATTTAGATCTCTCTGCTTTTCATCGGCCACATTTATTCTTTCAATGTCTACAGAATGCCCCCCATCTAAAAGGGCTTCCTGAAGTTTCTGGGCAACTTGATAAGTATTTCCAGTTTGAGAATAGACCACAATCCCTATTTTCATCTTTATACCTCCCATTAGGTTAATACAAAATAGGATTCATACATATTGTATTTAAAGATTTTGAATAATTGAATATTTAGTCTCTAGATCACGCTCATTCTTTATTTAACATCTTTCTTATAGCCTCTCCTATTTGTTCCCAGAACAAAAATGGGAGGAATAGGAATCCGAATGCCCCAACTAGTGACCAACCAATAAGAAATCCTAAAAATGCTATCATAATCAAAATAATTAAGATCCTTTTAAGATACTTGGATATTTGGTTGCTCGGCTCTACCTCTTTTGGTAAATCAGCAACAGAATCATTAATTTCACTTTTACAGTAAGGGCAAATTTTTGAGTTTTCTTCTATTATGTTGCGGCAATAAGGACATTTATATTCTGTCATAAGACTCGTTTAATATTGATTTTTTATATATTTAAAGATATTGAAGAACATCTACATGAAGCTTAGTCATGATAAATTATTTATATAATCAAATTGTAGTTTCTTTGCAGGGAATAGTCAAGACGAGAGTTAAAGAAAATGAATTTCGAGATTAAAAACTAACAAAAATGAGATATCAATACGTTCTGGAGACTCATGATGGGCTTATCTAAAACATTATATGTGACTAAAAGGGAAGAATGGCGTTCTTGGCTTGAGAATAATTTTGATAAAGAAAAAGAAATATGGTTGGTATTTCCAAAAAAATCTTCAGTCAAGCCACGTATTTTATACAATGATGCTGTTGAGGAAGCGTTATGTTTTGGATGGATTGACAGCATTGTAAAAACTCTTGATGGTGACAATAGTATACAGCGCTTCACGCCAAGAAATCCAAAAAGCAGTTACTCGCAAACAAATAAAGAGAGGCTAAAATGGCTTTTTGAAAAAAACATGATCCATCCCTCAATGCAGAGCATTGTTAAGGAAATTCTCAAAGAGGATTTTATATTTCCCCGCGATATTATAGAAACAATAAAAAGCGACGATATAACATGGAAAAATTACCAAAAATTTTCACCTGCATATAAAAGAATCCGCATCGCGTATATTGATGCAGCGAGAAATCGTCCTGAAGAATTTGAAAAGAGACTTAAAAATTTCATTGAAAAGACAAAAGAGAATAAACAAATAGGATTTGGCGGAGTAGAAAAATACTACTAATTCTTTAAGAATCTACCTCAGCGATTATTACAACGTAATTTTTTCCATATTTCTTAGCACATTTTGGACAGGTAGTGTACCACATATACCATTTCTTGATCTCTAATTTTTTGCTTTTAGCATATTCTTTGAAATCATTACACCACTTGCCGGTTTCATTAAATTGACCTTCATAGACCTTACTCAAAAACTTCCCACTCAAGGTAACATTTTCAGCATTAGGGATTTCCTTGTCAACTGCAAGATATACATCCATGTTAAACTTTGAAGTATGATCTGAAAGACAAAGCCAATCTGGTATCTTAGCATTTGCAGTCTCAGCTTTTTCATTTAGTCTTTTCATTACACCTCCAAATTTATGGGCATGAAAAAGAGAGTAAATACTCTATCCTTCACAAATTTCTTATTCTTCCAATCAAAGGTCTTACCATCCCAGGGTTTTGGATTAAACTTCGGACAACATTCTTCTTGATCCATAATAACAACCTATTAACATGAAGAATAATGAATTAGATGGTATAAATTTTACGGTAGGATATTACGTATTTAATAAATCCAAAATACTTTTTAGTGCATTTTACATCAATCCATATTTTTTTCTTAAATTCTCTGTTACAAATTTGACATTTAGAAGAAACAACTTCAGGGCCTTCCATTTCTTAACACCTTTGTTTTTATAGATAACATAATTCAATTTAATTTCTTGAATGCCTCTTTTAAGATATAATATGAAGGTTTAATCCTTTCATGATACGTTGGAATTTCCCATTCTTTCCACCCATAGTACTCCATATTTATATTTTGAGTACTTATCCCATTTTTAGCTAAATCAACTCCAAAATAAAATCCTTCTACTTTTTCAGGCTTTATTCCTGAATACCTATAAAAGTCCCCCATTACATTTTTCGTTGAAGGGTCCATTACATTAAATAATTGCCAGGGTATCCTTATTTCTAAGTTACCATCTTTGAAAGAAAAATCTGTTAAAGAATTAAAATCTGATTCATACGGATTTCCATTTCCATAAAAGAGTTTTCCAGTTTCGTATTTAGAAAAGGGTACAGTAATTTTATCCTGTGGAAGATATAACTCTCGGTGCAGACATAAATCCATCCCTACAAAAATGCCGTTGTTTTTTAAGCTATTGTCGAGATTTAAAGGAATCATTCTATATTGTTCACCGTATATAAAATAGAATGAATCATAATAAGCATCAACTAGAATTCTTGAATTATCTTTCCCATTTATCTGGATAAGAAAATCGGCTGGCCTACTAAAATGAAGATTTCTTTCTTTGTCGATACTATTTCCTTGACCATTGATAGTATCGACAGGGATAAAAATAAAGTCTTTCTCAAAATCAAAATTTATTGGATTAATCATTAGATAAACATATTTCTCATCTGATTTTACATATAGGCTTACATTTTCACCAACATAAATGGGTTTATCCTCCTTCCATTCACTTATATTACCATCGACATAGCATATGCTATTTGTTTCGCCCGGGTCAAACGCCAATAATCCAAATTCCTGTTCATTGGTCTGTGGATTAGACCAATATGCCCTCGAATCCGGCATATCAAGATCCATTGTATTCCAAGTTCGTTTAAACCATTCGTCCTGCCATGAAAAAATTAAAGCACCGCAATACCCTTCATCATGTATATCCATCAATAGACTTTCCAAAATATGGCCCTGTTCTGATTCATCATGATTTCCTTGATTGAATCCTGTGTATATGCTATCATGCGCCTTACCTCTTGATGCAGGTATTCCAAACTCGGCTATAAATACCGGCATGGTATGCTTTTTGAATAAGTCTCTTAAGTAAGCTTTATAGGGATTTATCTTTCCATTACTGTCTATAAATGTGACATACTCTCTTTGATAATTGATAAAATCTGGATAATATGGGTATATGTGATAAGATGCAAACAAACCTGCGGGGAAGGTATTCTTTGTTTTAATATGTTCAACATTAACTTCTACTATATCTTCTTTTACTAGAGGTTCGTTTGGATGCTTTAGTATATCTGTTGGAGGCCAATTTGTGTAACTTAAAGGTCTTACGATCCCATATTTTTTCACTTCGTAATCAATAATTTCGTCTCCAACTTCGCACAAGAAAACTTCAAAGGGCGATGCCCCATTAGTATATAGATATGTTCCATCATAAGATGTTTTATTGGCATTATTCTTGTTTGTTTCTAATACAAAATTAGGATCCCATTCTATTCCTAATATCCACCCAATTACATATGGAGATACATTGCTTCTGTAAACTCCACTTGCAAATCCTGGGCGATCAACGAGAGTGGCATTTCCATGGATAATGTCAATAAGGTCCTTAGTGTCTTTTACAAACTCTTTTTTTATCCTTTCATTGGAAGCAAATGGATCATTTAATTCAGCTATGGAGTCTTCATTTACCCACACACCATGCATAAGATATAATGGCTTTTCGTGAATACTATTAAACAAATAGAGAGCCTCATAAAAATCAGGCTTTTGGGTAGTATAAACTCTGATAACATCAGCATTCATATCACTTATATATCCAAACCATCTAAAGTATTCTTCTTTTGTTATTGCAAGCTCTCCTGGCCATGTACCCGGTTTTCCTGCACCCATATTAACTCCTTTTAAGAACTCCTTTTTCCATGCTCCATTTTTATAAACATAGAAAGATCTGTCTTCCACTTTTGCAACGTAACTAATTCCATTTTCAACAAAGAAAGTATTATCTTTCGAAGTATTTACTTTTGGCACCTCAGAAACGCATGCTGAAAACAGGATAACGAGTATAAGTAATACTGTCATTATACCCTTCATTATTTAATTCCTCCTAGGATATGACAAACATTAATGATAAAAGTTGAATTAATTATTTTTTCAAAATCTCCGATTTAATCGCCCCGTTAATATTACTATCTCAAATATATAAATATATGTAAACCAATATCTTTCTGTCTTATCTTTTAATTATTTCAACAAAATCAAAAACATGCCAATTCCAATAATCAAGAACACCATGCTTGAAATTAATATATTTCTCATAAGTCTTAATTGCCCCATAGTTTTAGGTTTGCTCAATCCTCCAAAAGAAACTGACATCGAAAGGCCAATCCCAATACCTGCGGGTATGCCTAAAGTAAAGTTATTAAACATTACTTGACCATATACCACTCCAAGTGAAATACCTACTACTAACCAAAGCATCATTTGCTTTGTGAATCCTACTCTTTCTGGAACTAATGCATCTTTATCTTCTTTAATTTGAATTCTAAGAAGGGACAAAATTATATAAATCCCCATTAGAATTACCATAGCTCCAATTATTAATGATACGCTTGATAGTTCGGCCATAAGATATTTAATAATTGAATTTTTATAAATATTTGTATAATTCTATAAGGAGGGGGCAAATGGAGATCTACAAAGAATTTGTATTGAAACATTCAATTGAAATAGAGGCTTCTCCGGATAAAGTCTGGGATTTTTTTTATAATGTTCAAGAGAATTACAGAACCTGGCATCCAGAGGATCATATACTGTTCAAATGGACAAAAGGAAATCCTTTGGAAGTAGGGTCAACAATTTATTCTGAACAAAAAATGGGCGAAGAGATTGCAAAACTGAAAGGTACTTGCACTGAGGTAATCCCAAAAAGGAAGATAGTATTCAAGTTTGATTTTCCTACTTCTTTCATGTGCCCTAAAATTGAATGGCTAATTGAGCCACAAGAAAAAAATTCAATTTTTACGGCAGTTACGCATTATAAATTTGGAAAGTTATTCCTTAAATTCAGTAAGGGCAAAGTTGACGATATAATTGAAGCTACCCAAAAACATACTAAAGAAGAGAGAGAAAATCTCAAGAAGATCCTAGAAGGAAAATAATCATTGTATTGTCAAAGCAGCATAAATCGCACTCGATATGGCTGCAATTGTGCCTGCAAGAGAGTATTTTCTATAGGATACTACTTCATCTGAAGAAGATGGGCATGCTAATACCTCTATACACAAACCAATATAATGTCCAAATGCAAGACCTATAACGATAAAGACAAAGTGATTAAAAATGGTACTAACTCCAATTCCAATTAGAATGCCAAAAATAATCCCCAACAACATTCCTTCTCCTTTTTTAAGTCTTGATCTTGGCCTTACATGTGGACTATTTTTAATCGTAACGTGTCCAGCCATTACTAGAGCTACAATCAAAAATAAAGTATAGATAATGTGCATATATATCCCTTAACAATATTGGCTTTCTTAATATATATTATTTTCTTTTTATTGGAAAAAAATACTAGATAATTATAATACTAAATTAGGATATTTGAGAAGTATTTCCCTCATCTAGGAATCCTCCAATTGTCCTTTTGTCACCTATCCCAAGTATCCTTGAGATATGGTTCATGGGTAGTTCTTTTGGATTAAATATAACTATTTCAGGAGTTACTGGAGGAGTTGGTGGGACCTCAGGTTGATACTTTATTGTGTAATAGTTATCAGTTCCGCTTATCCTTGAAACGCCTGTTACGATAATGTTATTTTGTGAATCAGCAACTACCCCCCATGGCTCACCTAATCCTCCAACAGGATGGATGTCGTTCCAAAGTATCTTTCCGCCAGAACTATACATGATAGTGTAGTAATTTCTTTTTCCACTGACAACATAACCTCCAGTAACTATTATGTTGTTTTGAGAGTCAGAGTCGATGTCCCATGCAGTGCCGATAATTCCATCAATCCCCCCGGCAGCCCAGATTTCATTTCCGTTTGAATCATACTTTATTGTGTGAAATCTATTTAGATAATCGTTAGGATGGTTTGACTGAGCTCGGCCTGTAACTATTACGTTATTATGGGAGTCTGTTACAACGCCCCAAGCTTCATCCCAGCCAGCACCGCCATATTCTTTTGACCAAATTAAATTGCCATTTAAATCAAACTTAGCTGTATGATAATTTCTTGTGAATCCGCCCTTGGAAGAAGTTCCAGTTGCTA includes:
- a CDS encoding DUF3795 domain-containing protein, giving the protein MKAEPITSKLIAPCGMNCGICMAYLREKNHCPGCNGPDDKKPNSCVKCIIKNCETIKKTKFCFRCEKYPCTRLKNLDKRYRTKYGMSMLENLENIKKLGIREFVKNERERWTCPKCGGTINVHRWKCFDCGAERD
- a CDS encoding OFA family MFS transporter, which translates into the protein MSKNKSSGEPPGGRWIIVIVGIMLHLCFGSIYAYGVLRNPLLDHFKSLGLNPTAMDMTWPFIVFLAFFALFMPLAGPYIRKMGPRKVCMAGGVLCGIGWLAASFATSPLMLIPLYGIIGGIGVGIAYGAPITTSAQWFPDKCGLAVGLTVLGFGFSSAIITYVSRFLLGSGWGIMNILQMFGIVFIVLSIVLSMMLRFPDSGWKPACMTTTTSSGPTKVDFMREQMLKTSTFKGLWICYTIGTLAGLTAIGIAGPVGKEVFANAGLSADVANSLIFTLILPFAIFNGAGRPVFGALTDKLSPKKTAIITYVLIIVACLIIYTGYNSVWAYILSFCILWGCLGGWLAIAPTATASYFGMKDNARNYGLVYTAYGAGAIIGGIVSAQAKDILGAFQPFFLIVAGLALVGIILAITMLKTPVMKSA
- a CDS encoding NAD(P)H-dependent oxidoreductase, which codes for MKIGIVVYSQTGNTYQVAQKLQEALLDGGHSVDIERINVADEKQRDLNKIQILSNPNLSTYDALIFGAPVHAFSLSYPMTAFMSQIPTLKDKKITCFVTKGLPLNGTGGNQAIGIMKKICESKAGDVCGSGIIVWKKDHEKQISKLTEEMCRLF
- a CDS encoding YdeI/OmpD-associated family protein, which encodes MMGLSKTLYVTKREEWRSWLENNFDKEKEIWLVFPKKSSVKPRILYNDAVEEALCFGWIDSIVKTLDGDNSIQRFTPRNPKSSYSQTNKERLKWLFEKNMIHPSMQSIVKEILKEDFIFPRDIIETIKSDDITWKNYQKFSPAYKRIRIAYIDAARNRPEEFEKRLKNFIEKTKENKQIGFGGVEKYY
- a CDS encoding family 2 glycosyl transferase, yielding MKGIMTVLLILVILFSACVSEVPKVNTSKDNTFFVENGISYVAKVEDRSFYVYKNGAWKKEFLKGVNMGAGKPGTWPGELAITKEEYFRWFGYISDMNADVIRVYTTQKPDFYEALYLFNSIHEKPLYLMHGVWVNEDSIAELNDPFASNERIKKEFVKDTKDLIDIIHGNATLVDRPGFASGVYRSNVSPYVIGWILGIEWDPNFVLETNKNNANKTSYDGTYLYTNGASPFEVFLCEVGDEIIDYEVKKYGIVRPLSYTNWPPTDILKHPNEPLVKEDIVEVNVEHIKTKNTFPAGLFASYHIYPYYPDFINYQREYVTFIDSNGKINPYKAYLRDLFKKHTMPVFIAEFGIPASRGKAHDSIYTGFNQGNHDESEQGHILESLLMDIHDEGYCGALIFSWQDEWFKRTWNTMDLDMPDSRAYWSNPQTNEQEFGLLAFDPGETNSICYVDGNISEWKEDKPIYVGENVSLYVKSDEKYVYLMINPINFDFEKDFIFIPVDTINGQGNSIDKERNLHFSRPADFLIQINGKDNSRILVDAYYDSFYFIYGEQYRMIPLNLDNSLKNNGIFVGMDLCLHRELYLPQDKITVPFSKYETGKLFYGNGNPYESDFNSLTDFSFKDGNLEIRIPWQLFNVMDPSTKNVMGDFYRYSGIKPEKVEGFYFGVDLAKNGISTQNINMEYYGWKEWEIPTYHERIKPSYYILKEAFKKLN
- a CDS encoding SRPBCC family protein, which codes for MEIYKEFVLKHSIEIEASPDKVWDFFYNVQENYRTWHPEDHILFKWTKGNPLEVGSTIYSEQKMGEEIAKLKGTCTEVIPKRKIVFKFDFPTSFMCPKIEWLIEPQEKNSIFTAVTHYKFGKLFLKFSKGKVDDIIEATQKHTKEERENLKKILEGK